Below is a window of Patescibacteria group bacterium DNA.
AATGCAAAGTATGGTACCTTCTTTTTTGAAGACTCTTTCGGGATTGCATTTGGATTACAGGAATGATTCACGAAGCGTCCTGGCGGATTCATAATTTCCCACGTTTCTCTATCTATTTCATTCAGATGATCTCCTTCGCTTTTTAGAATTTTTTCTAAATCTCTTTCTTTCACCGACCGTCCGCGATAATTAACAAAAACTACTTCACCTTTACGAAAATTCCTAAGAGCGAATACTCCTTTCCCTTTCTTCTCGGCTTCTTTTATTTCTACACCTTTTCTCATAATTTTCCTTTTCCTTACGCCCAATAACACCTTTCGAAATTACTTCAATGTCCACAGATAAAACCTGAATTTCTTTTCACTTCCTTTGATATTTGCACGAATGCCGACTCTTCGAGCGGTTAAAATGTCTTCTTTATGCACTACCACATCTCGGTCTTCCAACCAAAGTATATTGTCAGTAAGGTCAGCGCCATAAAGATGAGTAGTGATCCCAAAAGACTTGCATAAATTGCCGGGAGATTTTGTGAGCCCTTCTTCCGCAACATCTTTGCCGAAATTCTTTTTCATCAGATTAATGCCCTCTTCAGGAATGAGTGCTCTTATAAAAACGACCTCGGGTATATCCTTTTTATTCACCACCACCGCACACTGGTAATGCATCCCATAAATCTTATATACGTACGCATAGCCGCCATCGCGATACATCACCTCGGTTCTCTTCGTCCTTTTATTCCCGTGCGACACATGATCTACAAACGCGGGATAAGCCTCAACATCCGTAATCATTCCCGAAATGATTCCTTGCTCCGTTTTATGCACCAAATACTTGCCAAGGAACTTCGGCGCTAAGGCTACTGCACCCTCTTGATAGAATAATTTTGGCAGTTTCTTATTCATGGTTTCATCTTTTGTTCCGTTATGCTTTCTCAATTTTATCCTACTCACGTAGAAATCCTCCTTAGGAGCGCTGTCCCATCACGATAATGTTCGGCCTTAAGAATAAAAGAGAAACGATCTAAATCCAAACAGAGATCAAAGTCTCTTTCCGGCTTCCATGTCTTCTGCGGATCAAAGAAGGATTGGCTTGCTTCGCTATATCTCAGACGGTTAATGAGAGGAGCAAATTCTTGTGCTACACCTTCCAACGCATTCCGCACATAACCTGCACATTCCGTATCTTCATCAGACAACTGAACGCCGCCTCTCCCCATGCATACCAACGACACCTTACGAGGTGCCATACGGTTCACATACTTCACCACTGCTCCTGCGTTGATAAAACTTCCAGTGATGACTTCATCTGCATTAGTCGCGTTCACAATACCCTGCGTACCGGAGGAGGTTGTAAGAATAAGCGTTTTTCCACTAAAGTCAACATGCTCAATTTCAGTGGGGGAGTTCCCATAGTCGAATCCCGCTACTTTCTTCCCGTCCCTTTCTCCGATAAGGATACTCTCTGGTATCTT
It encodes the following:
- a CDS encoding SET domain-containing protein-lysine N-methyltransferase, giving the protein MRKGVEIKEAEKKGKGVFALRNFRKGEVVFVNYRGRSVKERDLEKILKSEGDHLNEIDRETWEIMNPPGRFVNHSCNPNAIPKESSKKKVPYFALKSIKKGEEITVDYRINAHTGNTWKCNCGNKNCSGKVTSDFFTLSESLQKKYLPYSSKFIKNEYVRRHIVLRTEE
- a CDS encoding DNA-3-methyladenine glycosylase, producing the protein MNKKLPKLFYQEGAVALAPKFLGKYLVHKTEQGIISGMITDVEAYPAFVDHVSHGNKRTKRTEVMYRDGGYAYVYKIYGMHYQCAVVVNKKDIPEVVFIRALIPEEGINLMKKNFGKDVAEEGLTKSPGNLCKSFGITTHLYGADLTDNILWLEDRDVVVHKEDILTARRVGIRANIKGSEKKFRFYLWTLK
- a CDS encoding 2-phosphosulfolactate phosphatase, with product MEISILQLIEGAKKAEGLTVIIDVFRAFSTACYAFGNGAARMICVGGVTQALQLKSKIPESILIGERDGKKVAGFDYGNSPTEIEHVDFSGKTLILTTSSGTQGIVNATNADEVITGSFINAGAVVKYVNRMAPRKVSLVCMGRGGVQLSDEDTECAGYVRNALEGVAQEFAPLINRLRYSEASQSFFDPQKTWKPERDFDLCLDLDRFSFILKAEHYRDGTALLRRIST